The following proteins are encoded in a genomic region of Cetobacterium somerae ATCC BAA-474:
- a CDS encoding MerR family transcriptional regulator, whose product MKEYISIRDIVKSMDLTTRTLRYYEEIGLIKASQEGRGNRFYSKEEINKLIYLNELKNRGFSLKEIEGLLGNKCCNQKNIYLKSRVEENEKTINYLKWQNEKIEEEMDIIEKFGLENIFINIEDMPLRKYFTVKESNKIYNDPDVESVWNLENYDIMDEKTYGGDFEKILSKESDEYTLELYPHKNGDFILPEGKYLVAYSRDGLNKQFEIFKKMESFLKERALEYENRVYVENKFRIFCKRERKVVLITKAFIKIS is encoded by the coding sequence ATGAAAGAGTATATCTCAATAAGAGATATTGTAAAAAGTATGGATTTAACAACAAGAACATTAAGATATTATGAAGAAATTGGTTTAATAAAAGCTTCTCAAGAGGGAAGAGGAAATAGATTTTACTCTAAAGAGGAGATAAATAAGCTGATATATCTAAATGAGCTTAAAAATAGAGGGTTTAGTTTAAAAGAAATAGAGGGACTTTTGGGAAATAAATGCTGTAATCAAAAAAATATATATTTAAAATCAAGAGTTGAAGAGAATGAAAAAACAATAAATTATTTAAAATGGCAAAATGAAAAAATAGAAGAAGAGATGGATATAATTGAAAAGTTTGGCTTGGAAAATATATTTATAAACATTGAAGATATGCCATTGAGAAAGTATTTTACTGTTAAAGAGAGCAATAAAATTTATAATGATCCAGATGTAGAAAGTGTTTGGAATTTAGAAAATTATGACATAATGGATGAAAAAACTTATGGTGGAGATTTTGAAAAAATACTTTCAAAAGAGTCTGATGAGTATACTTTAGAACTTTATCCTCACAAAAATGGAGATTTTATTTTACCAGAAGGAAAATATCTAGTTGCTTATTCAAGAGATGGATTAAATAAACAGTTTGAAATCTTTAAAAAAATGGAGAGTTTTTTAAAAGAGAGAGCGCTAGAATATGAAAATAGAGTTTATGTAGAAAATAAATTTAGAATCTTTTGTAAAAGAGAGCGAAAAGTTGTTTTAATAACAAAAGCTTTTATAAAGATTTCATAA
- the dgt gene encoding dGTP triphosphohydrolase codes for MKWNKLLCEKRFKQSSNEAYEFDERNEFDKDYSRIISSSSFRRLQDKTQVYPLKRGDFVRTRLTHSLEVSHIASSIGKSIEKYLQRGDQKISSLLSVTGLIHDLGNPPFGHSGEYIIQDFFKEYLKKSGYDNILTNIQKEDLLCFDGNVQTFRILRKLQYLGDKDSYNLTYATLATIMKYPTNSVEGNKKDKGKLIERKFGYFDSEKSDYDKIFEEMGIKGKRHPITFLLEAADDIAYCVADIEDGVQKKFITLQDLKNMLKKIGRKSLEVQELLEKIKEYEEKNKEIENSSLFEKIVVQKIKIYIQGKMIQEVIKSFIKNEEFILDGNFNKELLDDGAYKEIKDGLKNLAKNKIFQSKERVFTDILAAKVLRKLLNIFIEGMIDWLNNGEEASLTSRNIRVLISENYIINYESELKECKNKGDEIYTTLKLCVDFISGMTDQFAVDLYKKLQGISE; via the coding sequence ATGAAATGGAATAAATTGTTATGTGAAAAAAGATTTAAACAAAGTTCAAATGAAGCTTATGAATTTGATGAAAGAAATGAATTTGATAAAGATTATTCTAGAATAATTTCTAGTTCATCCTTTAGAAGATTACAGGATAAAACTCAAGTGTATCCTTTAAAAAGAGGGGATTTTGTACGAACAAGATTGACTCACTCTCTTGAAGTTTCTCATATAGCCTCATCTATTGGAAAATCTATAGAAAAATATTTACAAAGAGGAGATCAAAAGATATCGTCATTACTATCAGTTACAGGATTGATTCATGATTTAGGAAATCCACCTTTTGGTCATTCAGGAGAATATATAATTCAGGATTTTTTTAAAGAGTATTTAAAAAAAAGTGGCTATGATAACATACTAACGAATATACAAAAAGAAGATTTATTATGTTTTGATGGAAACGTTCAAACATTTAGAATATTAAGAAAGCTACAGTATCTAGGAGATAAAGATAGCTATAATTTAACTTATGCAACTTTAGCTACGATAATGAAATATCCAACAAACTCTGTAGAAGGAAATAAAAAAGACAAAGGAAAACTTATTGAAAGAAAGTTTGGATATTTTGATAGTGAAAAAAGTGATTACGATAAAATTTTTGAAGAGATGGGTATAAAAGGAAAAAGACATCCAATAACATTTTTGTTAGAAGCAGCTGATGACATAGCATATTGCGTTGCTGATATAGAGGATGGAGTTCAGAAGAAATTTATAACACTTCAAGATTTAAAGAATATGTTGAAAAAAATAGGAAGAAAATCTTTAGAAGTACAGGAGTTATTAGAGAAAATAAAAGAGTACGAAGAGAAAAACAAAGAGATAGAAAATAGTAGTTTGTTTGAAAAGATTGTTGTTCAAAAAATTAAAATATATATTCAAGGAAAAATGATTCAAGAGGTTATAAAATCTTTTATAAAAAATGAAGAGTTTATTTTAGATGGTAATTTTAATAAAGAGTTACTAGATGATGGGGCATATAAAGAGATAAAAGATGGATTGAAGAATTTGGCTAAAAACAAGATATTTCAATCAAAAGAAAGAGTTTTTACAGATATTTTAGCAGCTAAAGTTTTAAGAAAGTTATTGAATATTTTTATTGAAGGGATGATAGATTGGTTAAACAATGGAGAGGAAGCATCTTTAACATCTAGAAATATAAGAGTGTTAATTTCTGAAAATTATATTATTAATTATGAGTCAGAGTTAAAAGAGTGTAAAAATAAAGGGGATGAAATCTATACGACTCTTAAACTATGTGTAGATTTTATAAGTGGGATGACAGATCAATTTGCAGTTGATTTATATAAAAAATTACAGGGAATTAGTGAGTAA